Genomic window (Sediminispirochaeta smaragdinae DSM 11293):
TTTTCATCCGTAGAATATTCGGGCGTGTGGAAGCTGCCAGCGAGACGGTGCAGTAGGTGAGGAGTATGGGAAGGAACGGTACACCATCATTAATAGCGCATCGTGCGGCAGGTCTTGTAAAATGGCTTTTTCTGCTCTTTTTTCTCATCGTCACCCTCTTTCCCCTGATCTGGTTGGTGATTTCCAGTTTCAAAACCAATCTTGAGTTTCAGACCAAGCCCTTTTCCCTCCCTGAGCTGTGGCAGTTTGCAAACTATATTAATGCAGTCTCCATAAGTGACCTCCACCTGTTGTTTTTACACACCATTATTGTCTCCTGTGCTTCGACGGCCCTCAATATCCTTGCATCGTCCATGGCTGCCTTTGTCATAAGCCGAGAGCCCTTTCGGGGACACGAAACCCTCTTTAATATTGTGGTTGCCGGAATCTTAGTCCCCGTTATCGCACTCATGGTTCCTTATTTCCGTCTTATCAGCAGCCTGGGCCTTTACGATACGCTTTTCGGCTTGATCATAACCTATGCCGCCGTCAGCATCCCCGTATCGGTTTTTCTGATTCACGGATTTATGCGAAGCATCCCCCGAGAGTTGGAGGAGGCGGCGGTTATCGACGGTTGTTCCCTGGCTCAACGCTTTACCCGGGTGATTTTCCCTCTCAGTAGGCTCGGATTGGTAACGGCCGGGACCTTTGTCTTTCTTTTCAGCTGGAACGAATTTATCTATGCACTGCTGCTGACCAGTTCGGTAAAGGCGAGGACCCTCCAACTGGGAATACGATTCTTTAAGAGCCAGTTTATTACCGATTACACCAGCATGTATGCGGCCATTGTCCTGAGCATTATTCCGACCATCTTCGTCTATATCCTGTTTCACGACAAAATCATCAAGGGGATGACAAGCGGGGCCGTGAAAGGGTGAGCTATCGCCAAAGCCCCACTTATCAGCGGGGTCTTTGCTGCCGATACTTTCTATATGAAGGCTCCAGCTTATTATATCGCTGCTGTTTCGTTCTCGCTGGCATGT
Coding sequences:
- a CDS encoding carbohydrate ABC transporter permease, encoding MGRNGTPSLIAHRAAGLVKWLFLLFFLIVTLFPLIWLVISSFKTNLEFQTKPFSLPELWQFANYINAVSISDLHLLFLHTIIVSCASTALNILASSMAAFVISREPFRGHETLFNIVVAGILVPVIALMVPYFRLISSLGLYDTLFGLIITYAAVSIPVSVFLIHGFMRSIPRELEEAAVIDGCSLAQRFTRVIFPLSRLGLVTAGTFVFLFSWNEFIYALLLTSSVKARTLQLGIRFFKSQFITDYTSMYAAIVLSIIPTIFVYILFHDKIIKGMTSGAVKG